Sequence from the Nitrososphaerota archaeon genome:
TTTTTGCCCTATGTTGGTGTACCCAACTTTCAGGATCTTTTACCTCTTCTCTAATTTCCAGAACGCTGGAAAGACTGGCTGAACTTCCACTTTAAGAGGTCTGAAAGGAGCGCTTTATAATCCGTTTACACCACAAGTTTGGTGCAGAGCAAATATCTCCAACATCATACATGCACCTGCCACAGCCAAGCGGATGTTTACTCATAAACACAGCCCTGTAGCTTCGGGGAGTCCTATAGGGTGTGTATTGCTCTGGGTGTTAAGTCGCCGCTCCACTTGAGAACCCATATACCTCTAGCCCTAGCCTCATCTAAAGCTAGGGGTATGGCGTAGTCGGCATAAACCACTTTTATCAGCTTAGGTCTGAGCAGGTCTGGCCTCCTCTCCTTTATGGAGGCGATCTTCTCCTCAAGCTCATCTAAAAGCTTAACACCTAATCTGACCGTAGCCTCACCTACCACACAGAGTTCTCCTACAGCACCATAGATGTTAACCTCCCTACCATCGACCCACACCCTATCGAGAGGAACATCGACATTCAACTCACTCCTTAACCTATGCCTAATAACATCCCTACCCTCCTCTTCAACGGTCAAAGTTAACCTTTCAACATTCACCCTAAGATCCCTCAACTCGAACCAAATCTTCTCCTGCCCCTCTCTCAGACTCTTGACCTCCAACCATAGCTTCTCCTGCCCCTCTCTCAGACTCTTGACCTCCAACCATAGCTTCTCCTGCCCCTCTCTCAGACTCTTGACCTCAAGCCAGAGCTTCTCCTGCCCCTCCCAAAGCTTCTCCTGATTCTCTCTCAGACCCTTAACCTCAAGCCACAGCTTCTCCTGATTCGCTTCCAACTTATCTAGCCTCTTCAGTATCTCGGAGATGCCGATGAGCCCGGCTACCGCGTACCTAAACTCCTCATCCTCCTCCAACGCCTTAAGGATCCGCTTCTTCTCCTCAGCAGATAGAGATGTAGACATCAACACCTATAATCACCTACTACCATCTTATTAAACTTCCTAATCCTGATCAGCGCTTAGATAATTTATTACACCTAAGCCAGCGCTCCTACCGCCGCCTACATTCGTATACTCGCCGAACTTGAGCAATGCGTCGACAACCTTAGCATACTTCTCCGAGTAGAGGTCTTTGGGTAGGCTGAAGTGCACCTCACCCACGAAACCAACGACCCACTTGTTGGTTGTAGGATGCTCATAGACTCTGATTGTTCTGATCGAATTCGGGTACCCAGATAAGGCTACGCCGCCCAACTCGACCCAATTCTTAAAGTCGCCTGCGGGTATCTTTGTAGACGCTCCGGAGAAGGCTCGCCAGAGTCTGAGGAGGCTTCTGAAGAAGAGCACTGGGTCAGGTAGCGGATGCAACCTATATAGGTCTGGTGTCGGCGCCTTAACCTTCTTAGCCGAGGGGAAGAGCCTCTCAACATCCACAGGCGTCCTTCTGAAGTACGTTGGGCTTCTGAACCTTACCGAGAACTTCTCCACAGCCCTAGCCTCCTCAACGAGCTTAGCGGCGTCGAGCTGACTATACTCTATGGATGCTAGCCTACACTCCCTACCCTTGAGCGTGAGCGCTTCTGTGAAGAGGGTTTCTCTGATCATGTTGGATAGGTCTGAGTCGAGCAGCGTTATCGAGAACCTCGCAGCACCCCTCGGCATCCTCCTGTAAACCACCTCCCAACCGGAGCCCAAGGCTTCTATGGGTGTTGTGGAGTATGGTGCCAGCTTCTTCTTCACGTGAAGCTCCTCAGCCTTATCCTTAGAGACCCTCTTTATGAGGTCGAAGAATAGGCCCCTTACCGCGAAGCCGGAGTAGCTCTGAAACTCGATTGGCTCGTCTGAGTAGATGGTGAAGGTGTAGCGCTCTACAGGCATATGTGCACATCTTCTATGCGTAGCGGTATGATAAACTTTTCACCAGCCAAACATACTCAAGTCTTTAATTCTCTTTGTGAAATTCTGAGGGTTGAGGGTAAAGAGGTTCAGACTTTCAATTCTCTGTATGAGA
This genomic interval carries:
- a CDS encoding CRISPR system precrRNA processing endoribonuclease RAMP protein Cas6; translated protein: MPVERYTFTIYSDEPIEFQSYSGFAVRGLFFDLIKRVSKDKAEELHVKKKLAPYSTTPIEALGSGWEVVYRRMPRGAARFSITLLDSDLSNMIRETLFTEALTLKGRECRLASIEYSQLDAAKLVEEARAVEKFSVRFRSPTYFRRTPVDVERLFPSAKKVKAPTPDLYRLHPLPDPVLFFRSLLRLWRAFSGASTKIPAGDFKNWVELGGVALSGYPNSIRTIRVYEHPTTNKWVVGFVGEVHFSLPKDLYSEKYAKVVDALLKFGEYTNVGGGRSAGLGVINYLSADQD